A stretch of DNA from Candidatus Schekmanbacteria bacterium:
TATCCCATCCAATTCTGTCGAGCAATGCTTTAGAGGGGATATATGTTGTCTTGCAGCTTGGACAAACCTTTCTCACAAGCCGCTGGGCAACAGAGCCAATAACAGCCGATGCGACAAGATATGGTTCAATATCCATCTCAAGAAGTCTTGTAATCGCACCACAGCTGTCATTGGTGTGTAAAGTAGATATAACGAGATGTCCTGTTAAAGCCGCTTGAATAGCTACTTCAGCTGTCTCCCTGTCCCTAATTTCTCCAACCATAATAATATCAGGATCGAGGCGAAGGACAGATTTTAATATCTTTGCAAATGTCAATCCTATTTTTTCATTCACTTGAATCTGGTTCACTATTTCAAATTGGAACTCCACTGGGTCCTCAATTGTAATAAAGTTCTTTTCAAGAGTAAGAAGATGGTTTATGGCGGCATATAATGTTGTAGTTTTCCCGCTTCCTGTTGGTCCTGTTACAAGAATAAGCCCGTTGCTGCGCTTCAACATATTTTTGAAAGCCGTGCCAACTTCAAGAGGGAATCCCAATTTATCTAAATTAAATTCAATACTGTTTTTATCAAGAATTCTCATAACAATTGCCTCACCGCTTATCGTAGGCATTGAAGAAACTCTTAGATCCACATCCTTGCCATCTGATAAGATATGTATACGTCCCTCCTGAGGCAGTCTTCTCTCAGCAATGTCAAGTTTAGCCATAACTTTTACTCTTGAAATTATAGCTGGAAGAATCTCCTTTTTACTGCTCATAACTTCATGCATAATACCATCAATTCTGTATCGTACTCTAAATTTATCAATATCCGGCTCAATATGAATATCACTTGCTCCATCGCGAATGGCATTCATTATGATGAGGTTAACTAAATTTATTACAGGACTTCCTTCGGCAAGCTCCCTAAGCTCCTCTTTCTCCTTATCATCACCTTCTTCAACAACTTGAACATCGATCTCTTCCAATGAATCAAGGAAGTGTTCTTTTGAAACATTATCTGAGTAATATTCTTCAATAAAATTCTGTATGTCTGAAACACGGCAAAGGACGGGGAGAACTTTGCAGTTTGTCGTTTTTTCAATATCCTCAATCACATAAACGGCATAGGGGTCAGTCATTGCAAGAGTCAATTCGTTTCGCACCTTGAACATTGGAATAACTTGATAAAGCATCGCCTTTTCTTTAGGGACAATATTTACAATTTTTGGGTCTATAAGCCCTGTTCTCAGCCATACATGAGGAATCCCTGACTGCTCGCTTAAAATCTCCGTTAGACGCTCATTCGTTATAAAATTCATATCTACCAGTATCTGGCCAAGCCGTAGTCCGCTTTGTCTTTGTTTTGCAAGCGCCTGATTAAGTTGGTCAGGAGAGATGATACCCTGTGATACAAGCATATCACCCAGCATCGATTCTTTCCTTTTTGGCTTCATATGAAACTCCGTTTTGCACTTTCTATATCAGAATAAATATCAAGCTGAGTAGCCAACCTTGTTGTACGAAAAATATCTTCACAGATATGACTAGGATTTGCTATCTTGAGTGCAGCTCCTCTTTTTTGGCTCTCTTCAATCAAATCAAGAATCACTTCCAGACCTTTGCTTTCAATGAAATTAACAGAATTCATTTCAAGAACAATTTTGTCATAACCTTCATCAAAAGCATTCATAACTGCTTGTCTCAAACTTTCAACAACTTCATTTGCTATAGCCTCATCTATCCAGAGAATAAGATATTGGCCATGAATACTTTTCTTGATTACATTTTTAATTTCCGCCATAAATTTACATTATCCAGTTAAAGTAAGAAGTTAGTGCACATCGCTGAATTTCAATTCTTTTCTATTGATTCCACTAAGCACATTGTTCAAATTCTTGAAAAAAATATCGACTATATGCGAGTCAAGTTGAGACCCCGATGATCTTTTTATTTCTTCAAGTATTTCATTAAGGGACAATCTTTTTCTATAAGGCCGATCGCTATTAAGAGCATCAAAGGTATCAGCAACAGCAATTATTCTTGATATCAAAGGAATCTCTTCTCCTTTGAGTCCATTAGGATATCCTTTCCCGTCTATCCTTTCATGGTGATGAAGTATTCCTTTAGCTACATTTTTAAATTCAACAAT
This window harbors:
- a CDS encoding type II secretion system protein GspE encodes the protein MKPKRKESMLGDMLVSQGIISPDQLNQALAKQRQSGLRLGQILVDMNFITNERLTEILSEQSGIPHVWLRTGLIDPKIVNIVPKEKAMLYQVIPMFKVRNELTLAMTDPYAVYVIEDIEKTTNCKVLPVLCRVSDIQNFIEEYYSDNVSKEHFLDSLEEIDVQVVEEGDDKEKEELRELAEGSPVINLVNLIIMNAIRDGASDIHIEPDIDKFRVRYRIDGIMHEVMSSKKEILPAIISRVKVMAKLDIAERRLPQEGRIHILSDGKDVDLRVSSMPTISGEAIVMRILDKNSIEFNLDKLGFPLEVGTAFKNMLKRSNGLILVTGPTGSGKTTTLYAAINHLLTLEKNFITIEDPVEFQFEIVNQIQVNEKIGLTFAKILKSVLRLDPDIIMVGEIRDRETAEVAIQAALTGHLVISTLHTNDSCGAITRLLEMDIEPYLVASAVIGSVAQRLVRKVCPSCKTTYIPSKALLDRIGWDNTEHATLVKGKGCPECFDSGFKGRIGIYELFEVSEEARALIARNPTIDELIALRKKSGFKSLREEGLRLIRERITSLEEVTRVIYAEEDETVLKRAS
- a CDS encoding anti-sigma factor antagonist; protein product: MAEIKNVIKKSIHGQYLILWIDEAIANEVVESLRQAVMNAFDEGYDKIVLEMNSVNFIESKGLEVILDLIEESQKRGAALKIANPSHICEDIFRTTRLATQLDIYSDIESAKRSFI